Proteins encoded in a region of the Candidatus Paceibacterota bacterium genome:
- a CDS encoding prepilin-type N-terminal cleavage/methylation domain-containing protein, giving the protein MFPKFQSQNFKFYPRPTKRGFTLVELLIYSVLFVVVGGLVTGIALNIKKNAASNEAQRVVDDTVIDIERRLNNSIGSAASISSATSGAITMIPTDSDSEIAYSLSGDSIFYREGSAEAVPITGADVKVDYFDFKIVPSQSVGIDPVNRWAYNDLFGWIDFKSNNSVIIPTIPGDLNGVAWGEGCGDVFLNCIATNNCATSNYKVSVDKNGNLSGYGWSESMGWISFCGNSGGTGGCAPSSVNYGVTINQSTGEFSGQAWSEVAGYISFNCLTGGSDATNVCSSSNYKVQDTRTKAATIVLNLKVSYNVSPYQNVSRSENLTFTINTPSKITITSISPVSGTGIVSGFTVHGTYFKPGATIKLVRSGYQDVYPTTPVAVSSSSLLSGGIFDLTNVASGTWGIQVTNPDGQIGVLPVAFTKN; this is encoded by the coding sequence ATGTTTCCCAAATTCCAAAGCCAGAATTTTAAGTTTTATCCTCGTCCAACGAAGAGAGGTTTTACTTTGGTGGAACTGCTTATCTATAGCGTACTGTTTGTGGTAGTAGGAGGATTAGTGACTGGTATTGCTTTAAATATCAAAAAAAATGCAGCTTCTAATGAGGCGCAAAGAGTGGTTGATGACACCGTAATAGATATCGAAAGGAGGTTAAATAATAGCATTGGTAGTGCCGCCTCCATTAGCAGCGCTACCAGTGGCGCTATTACTATGATTCCCACTGATAGCGATTCAGAAATAGCCTATAGTTTGAGCGGAGATTCTATTTTCTACCGTGAAGGGTCGGCCGAGGCTGTTCCTATTACTGGCGCAGATGTTAAAGTAGATTATTTTGATTTTAAAATAGTGCCTTCGCAAAGTGTAGGAATTGATCCGGTTAACAGATGGGCTTACAACGATTTGTTTGGCTGGATAGATTTTAAAAGCAATAATAGCGTCATCATTCCCACTATTCCTGGCGACCTTAACGGGGTAGCTTGGGGAGAAGGCTGTGGCGATGTCTTTCTCAACTGTATTGCCACTAACAATTGCGCTACCTCTAATTATAAGGTTTCTGTTGATAAAAATGGTAATCTTTCTGGTTATGGTTGGTCTGAATCTATGGGCTGGATTAGCTTCTGTGGGAATAGCGGTGGTACTGGCGGTTGTGCCCCTTCGAGTGTAAATTATGGAGTCACTATTAATCAATCAACAGGGGAATTCTCTGGTCAGGCCTGGTCAGAAGTAGCTGGCTATATTAGCTTTAATTGTTTAACTGGTGGAAGTGACGCCACCAATGTTTGCTCATCTTCCAATTATAAGGTTCAAGATACAAGAACAAAGGCCGCTACTATAGTTTTAAATCTTAAAGTAAGCTACAATGTTTCCCCTTATCAAAATGTTTCTCGATCTGAAAATCTAACTTTTACCATAAATACTCCTTCAAAAATTACTATTACTTCTATTTCACCCGTATCTGGAACAGGAATCGTAAGCGGATTTACTGTTCATGGTACTTATTTTAAACCCGGAGCTACCATAAAATTGGTGAGGAGTGGTTATCAAGATGTCTACCCTACTACGCCAGTAGCTGTTTCTAGTAGTTCTTTACTTAGTGGGGGTATCTTTGATTTAACTAATGTAGCGAGTGGAACTTGGGGGATACAAGTCACTAATCCAGATGGGCAAATAGGCGTATTGCCCGTTGCCTTTACTAAAAATTAG
- the glyA gene encoding serine hydroxymethyltransferase, protein MKAFTKQIVKVVEKDDKELASLIKGEIERQENTLNLIPSENIAPLSLLSVVATPLMNKYSEGYPGKRYYPGNKEIDKIELLAQKRAKKLFNLGNDWQVNVQPYSGSPANMAVYFGLIQSGDIVMGMNLASGGHLTHGHKVNFSGKFYNSVQYGVNKITGLIDYEELEKLVQQHKPKLIISGYTAYPREIDFKRIGQIAKKYGAFHLADISHIAGLVASGLHSNPFPWADVVMMTTHKTLRGPRGAVIFARTDLMPLIDKAVFPGLQGGPHDNITAAKALTFYLDKKPGFKKYAKGILKNAKVLARELQKNGFTLLTGGTDNHLMLIDLNPIHLDGKTAEMLLENAGILANRNSLPFDTKPFNPTGLRLGTPALTSRGLGEKEMKLIAYWFKEVLITKTEPALINKEVKKLCRQFPLPY, encoded by the coding sequence ATGAAAGCTTTTACAAAGCAAATAGTTAAGGTAGTAGAAAAAGATGACAAGGAATTAGCTTCCCTTATTAAGGGAGAGATAGAGCGTCAAGAAAATACTTTGAACCTGATTCCCTCAGAAAACATTGCGCCTTTATCTTTATTGTCAGTAGTTGCCACTCCCTTAATGAATAAATATTCGGAAGGCTACCCAGGAAAAAGATATTATCCAGGTAATAAAGAAATAGACAAAATTGAACTTTTAGCGCAAAAAAGAGCGAAAAAACTTTTTAATTTGGGCAATGATTGGCAGGTTAATGTTCAGCCCTATTCCGGCTCGCCAGCCAACATGGCTGTTTATTTTGGATTAATCCAATCAGGAGATATTGTTATGGGCATGAATTTGGCTTCAGGGGGGCACCTCACTCACGGACACAAGGTTAATTTCTCTGGGAAATTTTATAATTCTGTTCAATACGGTGTTAATAAAATTACTGGTTTGATTGATTATGAAGAGTTGGAAAAATTAGTCCAACAACACAAACCAAAATTGATTATTTCCGGTTATACTGCCTATCCCCGAGAAATTGATTTTAAGCGAATAGGTCAAATCGCTAAAAAATATGGAGCTTTTCATTTGGCTGATATTTCCCATATTGCCGGTCTGGTGGCTTCTGGCTTGCATTCCAACCCTTTTCCTTGGGCGGATGTGGTTATGATGACTACCCATAAAACATTAAGAGGTCCTCGTGGAGCCGTTATTTTTGCTCGCACAGATTTAATGCCTTTGATAGATAAAGCAGTTTTCCCTGGTTTGCAAGGAGGACCCCACGATAATATTACAGCGGCCAAAGCCTTAACTTTTTATTTAGATAAAAAGCCTGGCTTTAAGAAATACGCAAAAGGAATCTTAAAGAACGCCAAAGTTTTGGCTCGAGAACTGCAAAAAAACGGTTTTACGCTATTGACTGGCGGCACAGATAATCATTTGATGCTCATCGACTTAAATCCTATCCATCTTGACGGCAAAACAGCGGAAATGCTTTTAGAAAATGCCGGTATATTGGCTAATAGAAACTCTTTGCCTTTCGATACGAAGCCCTTTAATCCTACTGGCTTAAGACTAGGCACGCCCGCGCTCACTAGCCGAGGGTTAGGTGAAAAAGAAATGAAACTTATTGCGTATTGGTTCAAGGAGGTTCTCATTACCAAAACTGAGCCAGCGTTAATAAATAAAGAAGTAAAAAAATTGTGTCGGCAGTTTCCATTGCCTTATTAA
- a CDS encoding four helix bundle protein produces the protein MDYNLEERTEKFGESIILFCQQLRNNPINAPLITQIIRSATSIGANYCEANEASSKKDFYNKVYISKKEAHETKHWLRMLSIGNPDQSDTCRKLWKECQEIVLILSKIVDSSKKGKLSK, from the coding sequence ATGGATTACAATCTGGAGGAAAGAACAGAAAAATTTGGTGAGAGTATTATTTTATTTTGCCAGCAACTAAGGAATAACCCTATCAATGCACCCCTCATCACTCAAATAATCCGTTCCGCTACCAGCATAGGAGCAAATTATTGTGAAGCTAATGAAGCCAGTTCTAAAAAGGATTTCTACAACAAAGTTTACATTAGTAAGAAAGAAGCACACGAGACCAAACATTGGCTAAGAATGTTATCCATAGGCAATCCTGACCAATCCGATACTTGTCGTAAGCTCTGGAAAGAATGCCAAGAAATAGTGCTGATACTCTCAAAAATTGTCGACAGTTCCAAGAAGGGCAAGTTATCTAAGTAG
- a CDS encoding fibronectin type III domain-containing protein translates to MVFKKGASALASMIALGTIIVLVTGTTMWIENSRLANYTSNTNSNQVLVATDSGLQDALSRLNLQPSVTDYSTIMDGITVGVCYYPDTPNTGVYTIRTKAIKGGITRSLKALASRDADTLKFKIYSQEEEIDTPCVVQEMTVPNAPQNLVWAGSTSGGVNLTWSAPMGADSASISNYKVYRGVTSGGETLLTTLGNTLSYSDTGLTDNANYYYKVSAVNAIGEGPLSGETLAIPGQPPTAGAVTVSNYAYGNYVGATYQISTPFTSSNTAISCDYSTNGGTTWSGATLSGALPNYTCSKTGVTALDNISYSINMRLTNSIGANSASAITKTGDATGPTVVDNWDDSNWTINSPVTITLAPTDSGAGVSTTKYCTDTNNSCNPSAGTTGVSTSFTCSASSNCTNYIRYAAWDNVNNASQIYYKRVRQDKLVPTDGTLTVTPGNYQNSLSWSGFSDTGSGLAAANTYKVVFLTTGAPNAACSNGTQVYLGSGTSTIHTSLTGGTTYYYRVCAYDTVGNISNGATGNGVPTTTTTSTTQPTCSCGSWSACSGCSYSTTCATSATGTQTRTCSPSGCLSESQSCTCTRSTDGVSCGSCTGSYTGGTCDTTCEGNQNVCSGGTCSSTISCSCGTRSTSGTTCGTPTYSNCGGCVLNGGCTGEKVCDYTTYSCNGSGSCVSATDPGGGIQSCTASNGTGCGTTYSSWSGCSGDGSCGAYPWRQYRTIYNWHCSSGSCVQDGTCTNCDSRCCTPV, encoded by the coding sequence ATGGTTTTTAAAAAAGGAGCTTCAGCATTAGCATCAATGATAGCACTAGGCACCATCATTGTTTTGGTGACGGGAACGACCATGTGGATAGAGAATAGCCGTCTAGCTAATTATACTTCCAATACTAATAGCAATCAGGTTTTGGTGGCTACTGATAGCGGCTTGCAAGATGCCCTCTCAAGGCTAAATCTTCAACCGAGCGTGACGGATTATTCAACTATAATGGACGGTATTACTGTGGGTGTTTGTTACTATCCTGATACTCCCAATACTGGGGTCTATACCATTAGAACTAAGGCTATCAAAGGCGGTATTACTAGAAGCTTGAAAGCTTTAGCGAGTCGTGATGCCGATACTTTAAAATTTAAAATATATTCCCAAGAAGAAGAAATTGATACTCCTTGTGTTGTTCAAGAAATGACTGTTCCAAATGCACCGCAAAATCTCGTATGGGCAGGATCTACTAGTGGCGGAGTTAATCTTACCTGGTCTGCTCCAATGGGCGCGGATTCAGCCAGTATTAGTAACTACAAAGTGTATAGAGGGGTAACATCTGGAGGAGAAACACTATTAACTACCCTGGGCAATACTCTTTCTTATTCTGATACAGGTTTAACTGATAATGCTAATTATTATTATAAAGTTTCAGCTGTAAATGCTATAGGCGAGGGTCCTTTGAGCGGAGAAACTTTAGCTATTCCTGGGCAGCCTCCTACAGCAGGAGCAGTTACAGTGTCAAACTATGCTTATGGCAATTATGTAGGAGCTACTTATCAGATTTCTACTCCCTTTACCAGCTCTAATACCGCTATTTCTTGCGATTATTCTACCAATGGTGGCACGACTTGGTCTGGGGCAACCCTTTCTGGCGCCTTACCAAATTATACCTGCTCAAAAACAGGCGTAACTGCCCTAGATAATATTTCTTATAGTATCAATATGAGACTAACTAATAGCATAGGCGCTAACTCAGCGAGTGCTATTACAAAAACAGGGGATGCTACTGGGCCCACAGTGGTAGATAATTGGGATGATTCTAATTGGACCATTAATAGTCCAGTTACAATCACTCTTGCTCCTACAGATTCTGGCGCGGGAGTATCTACCACTAAATATTGCACAGATACGAACAACTCCTGCAACCCATCAGCTGGAACCACTGGCGTATCAACCTCGTTTACTTGTTCCGCTAGTAGTAATTGTACTAATTATATACGATATGCTGCTTGGGATAATGTAAACAATGCTTCGCAAATTTATTATAAAAGAGTGCGGCAAGATAAATTAGTTCCTACTGATGGAACTTTGACAGTTACTCCAGGGAATTATCAAAATAGTCTTTCCTGGTCTGGTTTTTCAGACACTGGATCTGGGTTGGCAGCTGCTAATACTTATAAAGTCGTTTTTTTAACTACCGGGGCGCCTAATGCCGCTTGTTCTAACGGCACCCAGGTGTATTTAGGTTCGGGTACTTCGACTATCCATACCAGCTTAACTGGCGGAACTACTTATTATTACCGCGTTTGTGCGTATGATACAGTGGGTAACATCTCTAATGGAGCCACAGGTAACGGAGTACCAACTACAACTACCACAAGTACTACGCAACCAACTTGCAGTTGTGGTTCATGGAGTGCTTGCTCAGGTTGTTCGTATTCTACAACTTGCGCAACATCTGCTACTGGCACTCAAACCCGTACTTGTAGCCCTTCTGGTTGCCTCTCAGAGTCCCAATCTTGCACCTGTACCAGGAGCACAGATGGTGTGTCTTGCGGCTCTTGTACTGGTTCTTATACTGGAGGGACCTGCGATACAACTTGTGAAGGGAATCAAAATGTTTGTAGCGGTGGAACCTGCTCCTCAACTATTTCTTGCAGCTGTGGCACTAGAAGTACCAGTGGAACAACTTGTGGTACCCCGACGTATAGCAACTGTGGAGGTTGTGTTTTGAATGGTGGTTGCACCGGAGAAAAGGTATGTGATTATACGACCTATTCTTGCAACGGCTCTGGGTCTTGTGTGTCTGCTACTGACCCAGGGGGCGGGATTCAAAGCTGTACAGCATCTAATGGGACTGGTTGCGGAACTACTTACTCTTCCTGGAGCGGATGTTCTGGAGATGGCTCTTGTGGCGCCTATCCTTGGCGGCAATATAGAACCATTTATAATTGGCATTGTAGCAGCGGTTCATGCGTTCAAGATGGTACTTGCACAAATTGTGATAGTAGGTGCTGTACACCAGTGTAA